In a single window of the Zea mays cultivar B73 chromosome 5, Zm-B73-REFERENCE-NAM-5.0, whole genome shotgun sequence genome:
- the LOC100216995 gene encoding peroxidase 54 precursor → MMASSSPQRAAGAAVAGVLLVAAAALCSCGAMAQLTADYYDCTCPDAYNIVKQVLIEAHKSDVRIYASLTRLHFHDCFVQGCDGSVLLDAVPGVANSTEKLAPANNNSARGFPVVDKVKAALEDACPGVVSCADILALAAEISVELSGGPKWAVLLGRLDSKKADFKSAENLPSPFDNLTVLEQKFAAVGLHTVDLVALSGAHTFGRVQCQFVTGRLYNFSGTNRPDPTLNSGYRAFLAQRCPQNGSPSALNDLDPTTPNLFDNHYYTNLEVNRGFLGSDQELKSAPQAQGVTAPVVDQFATSQAAFFSSFAQSMINMGNIQPLTDPAKGEVRCDCRVANDD, encoded by the exons ATGATGGCTTCCTCTAGTCCTCAGCGTGCAGCCGGCGCCGCCGTCGCCGGCGTGCTGCTGGTGGCGGCTGCCGCCCTGTGCTCGTGCGGCGCCATGGCGCAGCTGACCGCGGACTACTACGACTGCACATGCCCTGACGCCTACAACATCGTGAAGCAGGTCCTGATCGAGGCGCACAAGTCCGACGTGCGCATCTACGCCAGCCTCACCCGCCTCCACTTCCACGACTGCTTCGTCCAG GGCTGCGATGGCTCGGTGCTCCTGGACGCCGTTCCGGGGGTGGCCAACTCCACTGAGAAGCTGGCGCCGGCCAACAACAACTCGGCGCGAGGGTTCCcggtggtggacaaagtgaaggCGGCGCTGGAGGACGCCTGCCCCGGCGTCGTCTCCTGCGCCGACATCCTCGCCCTCGCCGCAGAGATCTCGGTCGAACTG TCCGGAGGACCAAAGTGGGCAGTGCTTCTTGGGAGGCTAGACAGCAAGAAGGCCGACTTCAAGAGCGCGGAGAACCTGCCGTCGCCGTTCGACAACCTGACGGTGCTGGAGCAGAAGTTCGCGgccgtgggcctccacaccgtggacCTGGTGGCCCTCTCGGGAGCTCACACGTTCGGGCGGGTCCAGTGCCAGTTCGTCACGGGGCGGCTGTACAACTTCAGCGGCACGAACCGGCCGGACCCCACGCTCAACTCCGGCTACCGGGCGTTCCTGGCCCAGAGGTGCCCCCAGAACGGCAGCCCCTCGGCCCTCAACGACCTGGACCCCACGACGCCGAACCTGTTCGACAACCACTACTACACCAACCTGGAGGTGAACCGGGGCTTCCTCGGCTCGGACCAGGAGCTCAAGTCGGCGCCGCAGGCGCAGGGCGTCACCGCGCCCGTCGTCGACCAGTTCGCCACCAGCCAGGCCGCCTTCTTCAGCAGCTTCGCGCAGTCCATGATCAACATGGGCAACATCCAGCCGCTCACCGACCCGGCCAAGGGAGAGGTCCGCTGCGACTGCCGGGTGGCTAATGATGATTAA